One part of the Pogoniulus pusillus isolate bPogPus1 chromosome 8, bPogPus1.pri, whole genome shotgun sequence genome encodes these proteins:
- the DIRAS3 gene encoding GTP-binding protein Di-Ras3 yields MPEQSNDYRVVVFGAAGVGKSSLVLRFVKGTFRETYIPTIEDTYRQVISCDKSICTLQITDTTGSHQFPAMQRLSISRGHAFILVYSVTSRQSMQDLQPIFEQICQIKEDVHKIPIMLVGNKSDEVQRELDASEGQALASKWKCSFMETSAKMNYNVQELFQELLNLEKRRNVSLQVDGKKSKQLKQKDKLQGKCSVM; encoded by the coding sequence ATGCCCGAACAAAGCAACGATTACAGGGTGGTTGTCTTCGGAGCCGCCGGGGTCGGTAAAAGCTCCTTGGTCCTTCGTTTTGTAAAGGGGACTTTCAGGGAGACCTACATCCCTACGATCGAGGATACCTACAGGCAGGTTATCAGCTGCGATAAGAGCATCTGCACCCTGCAGATCACGGACACCACGGGCAGCCACCAGTTCCCTGCCATGCAGAGGCTGTCCATCTCCAGGGGACACGCTTTCATCCTGGTCTACTCGGTCACCAGCAGGCAATCCATGCAAGACCTTCAGCCTATCTTTGAGCAGATCTGTCAGATTAAAGAGGACGTCCACAAAATCCCCATCATGTTGGTGGGCAACAAAAGTGATGAGGTGCAAAGGGAGCTGGATGCCAGTGAGGGGCAAGCGTTGGCCAGCAAGTGGAAGTGCTCCTTCATGGAGACCTCGGCCAAAATGAACTACAACGTGCAGGAGCTCTTCCAGGAGCTCttgaacctggagaagaggcgaAACGTCAGCCTCCAGGTGGATGGGAAGAAATCCAAGCAGCTGAAACAGAAAGACAAGCTGCAAGGCAAGTGCTCTGTTATGTGA